A window of the Dongshaea marina genome harbors these coding sequences:
- a CDS encoding WYL domain-containing protein, translating into MDSQKQLAKLTHAQRERLAFIDFSLEFIGEISRAELTSHFQTGLAAATRDLTAYKELAPENMHLVHQTKSYHRAEDFKPLFEHDPEMVLNTLMHGFGDGLASGNQHSVICFDAVRLIQPRSAIIGTLMRAIHSKRAVQCRYVSLSSGETERTLVPHSLVNNGHRWHVRAFDRSRNAFRDFVCTRFLAAQVAEVTSQPHELRDADKQWNRIVDLELIPHPGINNPQAIELDYGMQNGKRILEVRAALAGYLLRQWSVDCSEGHQLSGSEHQLALANPQALYGVSNIAIAPGYQTEKKPRKDS; encoded by the coding sequence ATGGATAGTCAAAAGCAGCTTGCTAAGTTGACCCATGCTCAGCGTGAGCGGCTGGCCTTTATCGATTTCTCTTTAGAGTTTATCGGTGAGATCTCAAGAGCGGAGCTAACCAGTCACTTTCAGACTGGTTTAGCTGCTGCGACCCGGGATCTGACAGCTTATAAAGAGCTGGCTCCCGAGAATATGCATCTAGTGCATCAGACCAAGAGCTATCATCGAGCTGAAGACTTCAAACCCCTGTTTGAGCACGATCCCGAGATGGTGCTTAATACACTGATGCACGGTTTTGGTGATGGTCTGGCCAGCGGTAATCAGCACAGCGTCATCTGTTTTGATGCGGTGCGGCTGATTCAACCACGCTCTGCGATCATCGGCACCCTGATGCGGGCGATCCATAGCAAACGAGCGGTGCAGTGTCGTTATGTGTCCCTCTCCTCGGGGGAGACTGAGCGCACCCTGGTACCTCACTCGTTGGTAAACAATGGACATCGCTGGCATGTGCGCGCCTTTGATCGCAGTCGTAATGCATTTCGTGATTTTGTCTGCACCCGCTTTCTGGCGGCGCAAGTCGCAGAAGTAACCTCGCAGCCTCATGAGCTACGAGATGCCGATAAACAGTGGAATCGAATCGTCGATCTGGAGTTGATACCTCACCCGGGGATCAATAACCCACAGGCCATTGAGCTCGATTATGGAATGCAAAATGGCAAACGAATTCTGGAGGTACGAGCGGCCCTGGCCGGGTACCTGCTGCGTCAGTGGAGTGTCGATTGCTCAGAGGGGCATCAACTATCTGGCAGTGAGCACCAACTGGCCCTTGCTAACCCCCAGGCCCTGTATGGGGTGAGCAATATAGCCATTGCACCGGGTTATCAGACAGAAAAAAAACCTCGGAAGGATAGTTAG
- a CDS encoding DEAD/DEAH box helicase — protein sequence MTTLLNVGDWAWSQAHQQYVKVIESSGLWGQSFYRVWLQQQDSVVKVSSDDLSKTSMDKSPSPHFFSYIGIAAKIANAQKEDILLSPVESNVIPLPHQLKALDKAMSRKQVRYLFADEVGLGKTIEAGLVMRELKLRGMAKRILVCAPKGLVSQWVSEMSTHFGESFHLLIPGENKPIDENDNVWLRHDLVVCPVDSIKPIESRKGWSVKQVHEYNKHRFDDLLSAGWDLIVIDEAHRLGGSTELVARYKLAQGLAETSPYLLLLSATPHQGKSDAFHRLMALLDKEAFPDVGSVTKERVQPYVVRTEKRISIDGNGKPLFKPRKTELVPVAWESKHALQRHLYEEVTEYVKEGYNQAKAQKQNAIGFLMILMQRLVSSSSAAIAMTLSRRLQSLESTVIEDELPLAFADDWADLDGQAQLDELIATSKQALANEKADVQRLLNIANECVGKESDTKAEALIDWLYQLQQEEQNPELKMLVFTEFVPTQQMLTKFFTDRGISVVTLNGSMDMHERKRAQASFAGDTRILISTDAGGEGLNLQFCHVIVNYDMPWNPMRMEQRIGRVDRIGQPHVVRALNFVLEDSVEHSAYYRDGDHRII from the coding sequence ATGACAACACTTTTAAATGTCGGTGATTGGGCTTGGAGTCAAGCCCATCAACAATATGTTAAAGTGATAGAAAGCTCTGGCCTTTGGGGCCAGAGCTTTTATCGTGTTTGGCTCCAACAACAAGATAGCGTTGTAAAAGTTTCTTCGGATGATTTGTCTAAAACTTCTATGGATAAATCGCCTAGCCCACATTTTTTCTCTTACATTGGTATCGCAGCCAAAATTGCGAATGCTCAAAAAGAGGATATTCTGCTTTCTCCTGTAGAATCAAATGTCATTCCATTGCCTCACCAGTTAAAAGCATTAGACAAAGCCATGTCGCGTAAGCAAGTGCGCTATCTATTTGCTGATGAAGTAGGACTTGGTAAAACCATCGAGGCTGGCTTGGTTATGCGAGAGCTTAAGCTAAGAGGTATGGCTAAACGAATCTTAGTGTGTGCACCTAAAGGCTTGGTAAGTCAATGGGTGAGTGAGATGAGCACTCACTTTGGAGAATCATTTCATCTGCTCATCCCTGGGGAGAATAAACCTATAGATGAAAACGACAATGTTTGGCTTCGGCATGATTTGGTTGTTTGTCCTGTTGATAGCATAAAGCCAATTGAGAGCAGAAAAGGCTGGTCGGTTAAACAAGTTCATGAGTACAACAAGCATAGGTTCGATGATCTGTTGTCTGCTGGTTGGGATCTAATTGTCATTGATGAAGCGCATCGATTAGGTGGCAGTACCGAGCTCGTTGCACGTTATAAGTTAGCGCAAGGCCTGGCCGAAACGTCACCCTATTTATTGCTGCTGTCGGCCACACCACATCAGGGGAAAAGTGATGCGTTCCATCGGTTAATGGCTTTGCTCGATAAAGAAGCATTCCCTGATGTTGGAAGTGTCACTAAAGAGCGCGTTCAGCCTTATGTAGTAAGAACTGAAAAGCGAATCTCAATCGATGGTAATGGTAAACCTCTATTTAAGCCAAGGAAGACAGAGCTAGTTCCAGTAGCCTGGGAGAGTAAGCATGCTTTGCAGCGGCACCTGTACGAAGAAGTCACTGAATATGTAAAAGAAGGCTATAACCAAGCAAAAGCCCAAAAACAAAACGCTATTGGCTTTTTGATGATCTTGATGCAGCGCCTTGTTAGCTCTAGTAGTGCAGCAATTGCAATGACATTGTCTAGGCGATTACAGTCACTCGAGAGTACTGTTATTGAAGATGAGCTTCCACTAGCTTTTGCCGATGACTGGGCGGACCTTGATGGCCAAGCGCAATTAGATGAGTTGATTGCAACGAGTAAGCAAGCGTTGGCAAACGAGAAAGCTGATGTACAGCGTTTGTTGAATATTGCCAATGAATGTGTCGGCAAAGAAAGTGATACTAAAGCAGAAGCACTGATTGATTGGCTCTATCAACTTCAACAAGAAGAACAAAATCCTGAACTAAAAATGTTGGTCTTTACCGAATTTGTGCCAACCCAACAGATGCTAACGAAGTTCTTTACCGATAGGGGGATCAGTGTTGTCACGCTTAATGGCTCTATGGATATGCATGAGCGGAAAAGAGCACAGGCTTCGTTTGCTGGTGATACGCGAATTTTGATCTCTACTGACGCGGGTGGTGAAGGTTTAAACCTTCAATTTTGTCACGTCATTGTAAACTACGATATGCCTTGGAACCCAATGAGAATGGAGCAGCGCATTGGACGTGTTGATCGTATTGGCCAGCCCCATGTCGTGCGAGCTCTAAACTTTGTATTGGAAGACTCTGTGGAGCATAGTGCGTATTATCGCGATGGCGATCACCGAATAATATGA
- the brxF gene encoding BREX-3 system P-loop-containing protein BrxF, translating into METSITLFRLKDQLIQRVQNACREAEYQSYKLVLVAIPPALQRAAELELLNSSISLVNLSKELSRKLVSQSIKDRVKRLEDEVIEIANDCGCSVWMTKLDVLFEPSLENDPMILLKMVSKSQLLVAIWPGDITQTSMVYSKPGKPDYKSYLLKDLNDIQVIDACNGVMK; encoded by the coding sequence GTGGAGACTTCAATAACATTGTTTCGCTTAAAAGATCAATTGATCCAGCGTGTTCAAAATGCTTGTCGTGAAGCAGAATATCAATCCTACAAGTTGGTATTGGTCGCTATCCCACCGGCACTACAACGCGCAGCTGAACTAGAGCTCTTAAACAGCTCGATTAGCTTAGTTAACTTGTCAAAAGAGCTTTCACGAAAACTGGTGAGTCAGTCCATCAAAGATAGAGTTAAACGGCTTGAGGATGAAGTTATTGAAATAGCTAACGATTGTGGTTGTTCTGTATGGATGACTAAGCTTGATGTGCTATTTGAACCATCTCTAGAAAATGATCCAATGATACTTTTAAAAATGGTATCTAAATCTCAGCTTCTAGTAGCAATATGGCCAGGTGACATAACACAGACGTCAATGGTTTACTCCAAACCAGGTAAGCCAGATTACAAATCCTATTTATTAAAAGATTTAAATGATATACAGGTGATTGATGCCTGCAATGGAGTTATGAAATGA
- a CDS encoding DUF6079 family protein — MKKYGDLIQFESVTANIQLKSSSDHDKAIGLVSSYVISDKMSQKLSNVIIEQLQYEESVDNKALWIVGNYGSGKSHLMSVISAVAEFPDLASHISNETVLNAAGKIAGKFKVIRFEIGASKMALTDIVTQNLTDGLAAMGVDYEFPPMTEISSNHKPYFEEMMSSFHEKYPDHGLLLVCDEMLDYFRSRNEQELPLDIAILRVIGEVIDGTRFRFMAGVQEAIFDSTQLEFLSKEVKRIRDRAEQVLIAREDIKYVVAERLLKKNAQQQAWIREYLQKFTPYYDKMNERLDEFVRMFPVHPDYINTFERVRVAGLENRQVLKSLSRQMNELMKEDVPQEVPGIFSYDTYWNELSSEPSMKTNPEVSQVIETGELLVDRIDQAYPTPGEKDFAKRLVAGLAIHRMAVGDIYAEMGATAAELRDSLCLYLKNIEVMPGDKSKNLENHIVTVLTKVRRTVNGQFFSKNKTNDQFYLDLKKTEDFDAHIEAKATGLSPDSINSAYRAAMLEILEQTDSQQSKTAMWQHELKWLDRNVSRPGWLFLGSPNERETAKPQLDYYMYFIQPEKPPKQKKEFIREDEVQFILKNRSEEFNQSLKNYAASVALRALATGSAQQTYKLKADGYLGEMIRWIRANIKDAFEVQYNGKSKPIMDWLRGATVRDITGIADSDHGSVKDIFEAIASFILEDYFQSLAPEYPKFSQRITEDTIVGASRDVLSKLAGGAATKRATAVLDALELLDGDKLKPSNSRYAQAVLEVLAAKGHGQVVNQSELLEAVHARLYFKPGTYRLEPEWLLVILATLVHAGELELSVVGKVITASDMDALKGIDFATLIDFKHIQAPKDFNVTAIKAVLELLGMNEGLATSIQQGDENVVRTMGQEIEKLVKSLVHDQQLVKQRLMLWGNHVLSENEATLLTERLDKSKNFLESLQRFNTPGKLKNFKESAESIVEHAETLKEWKSFKQLSEVVGSFAEYAQYLKEAQLILDENDEWQSDVRDAALALRNGIEDKTTRLESSFKQAQLANLQQLKKAYTQRYVALYQSARLTMEQDKEKAALIGDERLQTLEALSGISLLPAEQVKQWRSDWASLQVAESIDPKTIELTPNPVNFSPRSEGSKASASVRLAQLDNQLTEMLSEWTQSLKSTLADPFLQLDLLSEVQRGEINVFISSGSFTTPVSKEFIAGVNEALSGLEEVKISTMDLVASLGKGTPQTLDDVKARFEELLNTHCKGKDSSKVRIIVD, encoded by the coding sequence ATGAAAAAGTACGGCGATTTGATTCAATTTGAATCTGTAACAGCTAACATTCAGCTGAAGAGCTCAAGTGACCATGACAAGGCTATAGGCTTAGTGTCGTCGTACGTGATCTCAGATAAAATGTCTCAGAAGTTGAGTAATGTGATTATTGAACAGCTGCAATACGAAGAGTCAGTTGACAACAAGGCGCTTTGGATTGTTGGTAACTATGGTTCGGGTAAATCTCACTTAATGTCTGTGATTTCAGCCGTCGCGGAGTTTCCCGACTTAGCTAGTCATATTTCAAATGAGACCGTTCTCAACGCAGCGGGTAAGATTGCGGGTAAGTTTAAAGTTATTCGATTTGAAATTGGTGCATCAAAAATGGCACTGACTGACATTGTTACACAGAACTTAACCGATGGGCTAGCAGCTATGGGAGTGGACTACGAGTTCCCTCCGATGACAGAGATTTCATCAAACCATAAACCCTATTTCGAAGAGATGATGAGCTCATTCCATGAAAAATACCCTGATCATGGCTTGCTGCTGGTTTGCGATGAGATGCTTGATTACTTCCGCTCTCGTAATGAGCAAGAACTACCACTAGATATTGCGATTCTTCGAGTTATCGGCGAAGTAATTGATGGCACACGTTTCCGCTTTATGGCTGGAGTGCAGGAAGCTATCTTTGATAGCACACAACTAGAGTTCCTATCTAAAGAAGTAAAACGAATTCGTGACCGTGCAGAGCAAGTATTGATTGCTCGTGAGGATATCAAATATGTAGTTGCTGAACGTCTGTTGAAGAAAAATGCCCAGCAGCAGGCTTGGATTCGTGAGTATCTGCAAAAATTTACGCCTTATTACGACAAAATGAATGAGCGCTTAGATGAGTTCGTTCGTATGTTCCCTGTTCATCCTGATTACATAAATACATTCGAACGAGTAAGAGTGGCAGGGCTTGAAAACCGTCAGGTACTAAAGAGCCTTTCCCGTCAGATGAATGAGCTGATGAAAGAAGATGTTCCTCAAGAAGTCCCTGGGATCTTTTCTTACGATACATATTGGAACGAACTCAGTAGTGAGCCAAGCATGAAGACGAACCCTGAGGTTAGTCAAGTTATTGAAACTGGTGAGCTTCTTGTTGACCGTATTGATCAGGCATATCCAACACCGGGTGAAAAAGATTTTGCTAAGCGATTGGTTGCGGGTCTTGCCATTCACCGAATGGCGGTTGGTGATATCTATGCTGAAATGGGGGCTACAGCGGCAGAGTTACGCGACTCCTTATGTTTGTATTTAAAAAACATAGAGGTCATGCCCGGTGACAAGAGTAAGAACTTAGAAAACCATATAGTGACGGTATTGACCAAGGTTCGCCGCACTGTAAATGGGCAGTTTTTTTCAAAGAATAAAACGAATGATCAGTTTTACCTGGATCTTAAAAAGACAGAAGATTTTGACGCTCATATTGAAGCCAAAGCAACAGGTCTTTCACCTGATAGTATTAATTCAGCGTATAGAGCTGCGATGCTGGAAATTTTGGAGCAAACAGACTCACAGCAGTCGAAAACGGCGATGTGGCAACATGAGTTGAAGTGGTTAGATAGAAACGTTAGTCGTCCTGGTTGGTTATTCCTGGGTTCCCCAAATGAGCGTGAAACAGCGAAGCCTCAGCTAGATTACTACATGTATTTCATTCAGCCAGAGAAACCACCAAAGCAAAAGAAAGAGTTCATTCGTGAAGATGAAGTACAGTTTATCCTTAAGAACCGCTCTGAAGAGTTTAATCAGTCTTTAAAGAATTATGCGGCATCTGTTGCTTTGCGTGCTCTTGCTACTGGTAGTGCACAGCAAACTTACAAGCTCAAAGCTGATGGCTACCTTGGTGAGATGATTAGATGGATTCGAGCCAATATTAAAGATGCATTTGAAGTTCAATACAACGGAAAGTCTAAGCCAATAATGGATTGGCTGAGGGGAGCGACTGTACGTGACATCACGGGTATTGCAGACAGTGATCATGGTAGCGTGAAAGACATCTTTGAGGCGATAGCTAGTTTTATTCTAGAAGATTACTTTCAATCTTTAGCACCAGAGTATCCAAAGTTCTCACAGAGAATCACAGAAGATACTATCGTAGGAGCAAGTAGAGATGTGTTGAGTAAGCTGGCTGGAGGCGCTGCAACTAAACGTGCTACTGCAGTACTCGATGCGCTTGAACTTCTTGATGGCGACAAGCTAAAACCAAGTAACTCTCGTTATGCACAAGCAGTACTTGAAGTGTTAGCAGCAAAAGGCCATGGGCAAGTCGTTAACCAGAGTGAGTTGCTGGAAGCTGTACATGCGCGCCTATACTTCAAGCCAGGTACTTATCGATTAGAACCAGAGTGGCTGCTTGTGATTTTGGCCACGCTAGTGCACGCTGGGGAGTTAGAACTATCAGTTGTTGGTAAAGTGATCACTGCAAGTGATATGGATGCTCTGAAAGGTATTGATTTTGCCACATTGATTGACTTCAAACATATTCAAGCGCCAAAGGACTTTAATGTCACTGCTATTAAAGCAGTACTTGAATTACTTGGGATGAATGAAGGTTTAGCTACGTCTATTCAGCAAGGTGATGAAAATGTTGTCCGTACGATGGGGCAAGAGATTGAAAAGTTAGTTAAATCACTAGTGCACGATCAACAGTTGGTTAAGCAACGACTGATGCTGTGGGGGAATCATGTTCTTTCTGAAAATGAAGCGACTTTGTTAACTGAGCGTTTGGACAAATCAAAAAATTTCTTAGAGTCTCTGCAGCGTTTCAATACGCCAGGTAAACTCAAGAACTTCAAAGAATCGGCGGAGTCAATTGTAGAGCACGCAGAAACTTTGAAAGAGTGGAAGAGCTTTAAACAACTTTCGGAAGTGGTGGGTAGCTTCGCTGAATACGCTCAATATCTTAAAGAAGCTCAGCTCATTCTTGATGAGAATGATGAGTGGCAATCTGATGTGCGAGATGCAGCGCTAGCACTTAGAAATGGTATTGAAGATAAAACTACACGCTTAGAGTCAAGCTTTAAGCAAGCGCAGCTAGCAAATCTGCAACAGCTTAAAAAAGCGTATACTCAGCGCTATGTTGCTTTGTACCAATCGGCTCGTTTAACAATGGAGCAGGATAAAGAGAAAGCGGCACTGATCGGCGATGAACGTCTGCAAACGTTAGAAGCATTGTCTGGTATCTCATTACTTCCTGCAGAGCAGGTTAAGCAGTGGAGGTCAGATTGGGCCTCTTTGCAAGTTGCTGAGTCGATTGACCCTAAAACAATTGAGTTGACGCCAAACCCAGTTAACTTCTCACCGCGCAGTGAGGGAAGTAAAGCTTCAGCAAGTGTGCGTTTAGCTCAGTTAGATAACCAGTTAACCGAGATGTTGTCTGAGTGGACCCAAAGCTTAAAATCGACGCTAGCCGATCCGTTCTTGCAACTGGATCTATTGTCAGAAGTCCAACGCGGTGAAATCAATGTTTTCATTAGTTCCGGAAGTTTTACCACTCCGGTGAGTAAAGAGTTTATTGCAGGTGTAAACGAGGCCCTTTCTGGCTTAGAAGAAGTGAAAATCTCAACAATGGATCTAGTTGCAAGTTTAGGTAAAGGAACGCCGCAAACATTGGATGATGTTAAAGCTCGCTTTGAAGAACTGCTCAATACTCATTGCAAAGGCAAAGATAGCAGCAAAGTGCGAATTATTGTTGATTAA
- the istB gene encoding IS21-like element helper ATPase IstB, producing MTEQLKQQLRELKLSGIRDALERQHQQPGHYQELGFEERLSLLLEQELTDRSQRRIERLIKQARFRLQANLEQLDYRSDRGLHRAQIRSLAEGYWLSLGQTLILTGATGCGKTYLACALGHHFCLQGLGVRYFRFKELLEQLQLAQADGSYRKLMVQLRNTPLLILDDWGLESLNALQRSDLLELIDARHGHGATLIGSQLPLEHWHTMIGESTHADAILDRLVHGAIRVELCGESMRKITAELTDADHSG from the coding sequence ATGACAGAACAACTCAAACAGCAACTTCGGGAGCTGAAACTAAGTGGTATCCGGGATGCCCTGGAAAGGCAACATCAGCAACCCGGGCACTACCAGGAACTCGGGTTCGAAGAGCGACTCAGCCTGCTGCTGGAGCAGGAGCTGACGGATCGGTCTCAGCGGCGGATCGAGCGCCTTATCAAGCAGGCCCGATTCCGGCTGCAGGCAAATCTGGAGCAACTGGATTATCGAAGTGATCGCGGCTTGCATAGAGCCCAGATCCGCTCACTGGCAGAGGGATACTGGCTTAGCCTGGGGCAGACTCTGATCCTGACCGGGGCGACCGGGTGCGGGAAAACCTATCTGGCCTGCGCCCTGGGCCATCACTTCTGTCTGCAGGGACTCGGGGTTCGCTACTTCCGGTTTAAAGAGCTGCTGGAGCAACTGCAGCTGGCTCAGGCTGATGGCAGCTATCGAAAGCTGATGGTTCAGTTGAGAAACACGCCGCTTCTGATCCTCGATGACTGGGGACTGGAGTCGCTGAATGCGCTTCAGCGTAGCGATCTACTGGAGTTAATCGATGCTCGCCATGGTCACGGAGCCACACTGATCGGCAGCCAGCTTCCGCTGGAGCACTGGCACACAATGATCGGTGAATCAACCCATGCGGATGCGATCCTGGATCGTCTGGTTCATGGAGCGATCCGTGTAGAATTATGCGGAGAATCGATGAGAAAAATCACCGCAGAGTTGACGGATGCCGATCACTCAGGGTAA
- a CDS encoding DNA methyltransferase, translating to MNQENLFDIESDKKPSGPVECLGMTFESDEARRAHYTDLLRKKLKDPEFRALEGFPIGTDEAILELSDPPYYTACPNPWLSDFVKHWESQKVTSDAVYLYHREPYTADVSEGKNDPIYNAHSYHTKVPHKAVMRYILHYTEPGDSVLDGFCGTGMTGVAANLCGDRSAVESLGYFVDESGDIYKVDEYKNPTSKISKLGQRNVIVNDLSPAATFIASNYNSPLEADSYELEVENILGELEHELSWMYKTKHDDGSDGVINYTIWSDVFECPECSEEVFFWDNALDHTKGKVKNDFNCPKCHSVLNKKNMVRVYEQVFDELQGAVIKTAKQKPVLINYSVGNKRFTKIPDTNDLEVIDKSFKLEPLYPVPTDELQDGVNTRQPKNSHGMSHIHHFYTKRNLYALSRWLEFSNNSPQKNKLKFVFTSAHQYLNRLCRLHVGNHFSKKGGTVDKPLERTLYMPSISLEVNVISRIKLRARLRKSLLVSKPSVVTTGSAARLAIPDNSIDYMFYDPPFGANINYSEVNALWEGWLKVKTNTIDEAIVNETQKKQLDDYRVLMKAAFANAYRVLKPGRWLTVEFSNTKAAVWNSIQSALTEAGFVVSSVSALDKKKGSHKAMTSPTAVKQDLVITAYKPLEGFAHDKASKHVENVSVWEFIGNHLRFLPAARVKDNEIVFVPERDPRILFDQVVTFYIQRGHEVPISSLDFQTGLAQKFYERDGMYFTAEQVADYDRKRAVVSRVQQISIFVDDESSAIEWMRQELKDKPKTYSEIHPLFLNELSGWKKNELELELSTLLEQNFLKYDGEDDVPSQIHTYLSTNFKDMRGLDKSDSKLVEKAKDRWYVPDPNKAADLEKIRLRALLKEFETYKEAKKKIKQPRAEALRAGFNTAWEAQDFQTILDISAKIPPAVLQEDEKLLMFYDNALTLTSTEDW from the coding sequence ATGAATCAAGAAAACCTGTTTGATATTGAAAGCGATAAAAAGCCATCTGGGCCAGTAGAGTGTCTAGGGATGACTTTTGAGAGTGACGAAGCTCGCAGAGCTCATTATACAGACCTACTGCGTAAAAAACTAAAAGATCCAGAATTTAGAGCACTTGAAGGCTTTCCTATTGGTACGGATGAAGCCATTTTAGAGCTTTCTGATCCGCCATACTACACAGCTTGTCCCAACCCTTGGCTGAGTGACTTTGTGAAACACTGGGAATCACAGAAAGTGACTAGTGATGCAGTATATCTATATCATCGAGAGCCTTATACAGCGGATGTAAGTGAAGGGAAGAATGACCCTATTTATAATGCTCACTCGTATCACACCAAGGTTCCTCACAAGGCTGTAATGAGATACATACTTCATTATACTGAACCTGGTGATAGCGTGTTAGACGGGTTTTGCGGTACTGGTATGACGGGAGTTGCTGCTAATTTATGTGGAGACAGGTCAGCTGTAGAGTCTCTAGGTTACTTTGTCGATGAGAGCGGTGATATATACAAAGTCGATGAGTATAAAAATCCAACTAGCAAAATTTCAAAGCTTGGACAAAGAAATGTAATTGTAAATGATTTATCGCCAGCAGCTACGTTTATCGCGTCGAACTATAACTCTCCACTTGAAGCTGATTCGTATGAATTAGAGGTAGAAAATATATTAGGAGAGCTAGAACATGAACTATCGTGGATGTATAAAACTAAGCACGATGATGGCTCAGATGGAGTAATAAACTATACCATATGGTCTGATGTCTTTGAGTGTCCTGAGTGTTCAGAAGAAGTGTTTTTCTGGGATAATGCTCTAGACCATACTAAGGGTAAAGTCAAAAATGACTTTAATTGTCCTAAGTGTCATTCAGTTCTTAATAAGAAAAACATGGTTAGAGTTTATGAGCAAGTATTTGATGAGCTGCAAGGTGCCGTCATAAAGACCGCCAAACAAAAACCTGTTTTAATCAATTATTCTGTGGGTAATAAAAGATTTACTAAGATACCGGATACTAATGATTTAGAGGTTATTGATAAGTCTTTCAAGCTAGAGCCTTTGTATCCCGTTCCAACTGATGAACTACAGGATGGTGTTAACACTAGGCAACCCAAAAACTCTCATGGGATGTCTCACATACATCACTTTTATACAAAAAGAAACCTTTACGCGCTTTCGCGTTGGCTTGAATTTTCTAATAATTCTCCTCAAAAGAACAAGTTAAAGTTTGTATTTACTTCTGCTCATCAATATTTAAATCGATTATGTAGGCTGCATGTAGGTAATCACTTTTCCAAAAAAGGAGGGACAGTAGATAAGCCGTTAGAGCGCACGCTATATATGCCTTCAATCTCTTTGGAGGTAAATGTTATTAGCAGAATTAAGCTAAGAGCTAGGCTAAGAAAGAGTTTGTTAGTTTCAAAACCATCGGTCGTCACTACAGGCTCAGCAGCTAGATTAGCAATACCTGACAACTCTATTGATTATATGTTTTATGATCCACCGTTTGGAGCAAATATTAATTATTCGGAAGTCAATGCACTATGGGAAGGTTGGCTTAAAGTAAAAACCAACACCATTGATGAAGCAATAGTCAATGAAACCCAAAAAAAACAGCTTGATGATTATCGTGTTTTAATGAAAGCAGCCTTCGCGAATGCCTATAGAGTGTTGAAACCTGGCCGCTGGTTGACAGTAGAGTTTTCTAATACAAAAGCTGCTGTTTGGAATAGTATACAATCTGCTTTAACCGAGGCAGGTTTTGTGGTTTCTAGTGTATCAGCTTTGGACAAGAAGAAAGGTAGTCATAAAGCAATGACTAGTCCCACCGCTGTTAAACAAGACTTGGTTATTACGGCTTATAAACCTTTGGAAGGGTTTGCTCATGATAAAGCATCGAAACATGTTGAAAATGTATCTGTCTGGGAGTTTATTGGTAACCATCTGCGCTTCTTACCCGCGGCAAGAGTAAAAGATAATGAAATTGTTTTTGTACCCGAAAGAGATCCTAGAATACTATTTGACCAAGTGGTCACATTTTATATTCAACGCGGCCATGAAGTTCCTATTTCAAGTTTGGATTTTCAGACTGGGCTTGCTCAAAAGTTTTACGAGAGAGATGGAATGTACTTTACGGCAGAGCAAGTTGCCGATTATGATCGTAAACGAGCTGTGGTTAGTCGTGTACAACAAATATCAATTTTCGTTGATGATGAATCTTCTGCTATTGAATGGATGCGACAAGAGCTAAAGGATAAGCCTAAAACCTATTCAGAGATACATCCGTTATTCTTGAATGAACTCTCTGGCTGGAAGAAAAATGAGTTAGAGCTTGAGCTTTCGACCCTGCTTGAGCAGAACTTCCTAAAGTATGATGGAGAAGATGATGTTCCATCTCAGATTCATACCTACCTATCTACCAACTTCAAAGATATGCGTGGTTTAGATAAGAGTGATTCGAAGCTTGTTGAGAAGGCTAAAGATCGTTGGTATGTGCCAGATCCAAACAAAGCAGCGGATTTAGAGAAAATTCGTCTCCGAGCGCTACTTAAAGAGTTTGAAACTTACAAGGAAGCGAAGAAGAAAATAAAGCAACCTAGAGCTGAAGCATTGCGAGCTGGTTTTAATACAGCGTGGGAAGCTCAGGACTTCCAAACCATTTTGGATATCTCAGCGAAAATTCCACCAGCGGTTCTTCAGGAAGATGAGAAGCTGTTGATGTTCTATGATAATGCATTAACGCTAACCTCTACCGAGGACTGGTAA